The following are encoded in a window of Telmatobacter sp. DSM 110680 genomic DNA:
- a CDS encoding DUF3761 domain-containing protein: protein MKRMFGVIALLAGISVLQLGLAQVPAGAPSGATGLCNDGTYSTAASKSGACRGHKGIKTWYAAADATKAKASAGKAAATSSAPAPAAAPSPAAQSAPAKAPTATPAPAPKASGGTVAQAPGGGAGQVWLNTASNVYHCQGTQWYGKTKAGAYMTEDEAKAKGARPDHGKPCK, encoded by the coding sequence ATGAAAAGAATGTTTGGCGTCATTGCCCTACTAGCTGGAATTTCAGTTTTGCAGCTTGGCTTGGCCCAGGTTCCTGCCGGAGCACCTTCGGGCGCAACAGGTCTTTGTAATGATGGAACGTACTCGACTGCAGCTAGCAAGTCGGGCGCATGCCGTGGACACAAAGGAATCAAGACTTGGTATGCGGCCGCCGACGCAACCAAAGCGAAGGCTTCGGCCGGGAAGGCTGCAGCAACTTCTTCGGCTCCCGCACCGGCCGCCGCTCCCTCTCCAGCGGCGCAATCCGCTCCGGCCAAGGCTCCAACTGCCACTCCGGCGCCGGCACCAAAAGCTTCTGGAGGCACGGTCGCGCAGGCTCCTGGAGGCGGAGCGGGTCAAGTGTGGCTCAATACCGCGAGCAATGTCTACCACTGCCAAGGAACGCAGTGGTACGGCAAGACCAAAGCTGGCGCTTACATGACAGAGGATGAGGCGAAAGCAAAAGGGGCTCGTCCTGATCACGGCAAACCTTGCAAATGA
- a CDS encoding helix-turn-helix transcriptional regulator → MRHNISRMRQAEILREFDPPRGAAVSALAYEYPAGALVPDHAHGSDQLIYAIEGIMEVSSGRSVWTIPPQFALWIPAKAVHRIRMIGEVRMRTLYFRPGVVSRRPPQCSVLYVGLLLRELIVEAVRLRLLRLQNRLERALRDLLSAQLANATAAPIGLTMPSELRALAIAHAIAHNPANLKPLASLCADAGVSVRTIQRIYRREIGIDIDTWRRQVRLTRAVQLLVAGGSVKEVAFAVGYRQSSAFVKAFRRLFGLTPKVWTAGLRSTSGPYGLR, encoded by the coding sequence TTGCGCCATAATATATCGCGTATGCGACAGGCGGAGATTTTGCGAGAATTCGATCCGCCGCGGGGCGCTGCGGTCTCAGCGCTTGCTTACGAATACCCTGCGGGCGCGTTGGTTCCCGACCATGCCCACGGATCGGACCAGTTGATCTATGCAATCGAAGGAATTATGGAGGTGTCTTCCGGTCGGAGCGTCTGGACGATACCTCCGCAGTTTGCACTCTGGATACCGGCGAAGGCCGTTCACCGGATCCGGATGATTGGTGAGGTCCGAATGCGCACCCTTTATTTTCGCCCTGGCGTCGTGTCACGCAGACCGCCTCAATGTTCGGTACTCTACGTCGGTTTGCTGCTCCGCGAGTTGATCGTCGAGGCAGTTCGGCTCCGTCTCTTGCGCCTCCAGAACAGGCTCGAGCGGGCCCTTCGCGATCTTCTGAGCGCACAACTAGCCAACGCAACTGCTGCGCCAATTGGCCTAACCATGCCCTCGGAGCTTCGCGCCCTGGCGATAGCACACGCGATCGCTCACAACCCAGCGAACCTAAAACCGCTGGCGAGCCTATGCGCGGACGCGGGCGTCAGCGTAAGGACGATTCAGAGGATCTATCGAAGAGAGATTGGAATCGACATTGACACGTGGCGCCGTCAGGTTCGACTCACTCGCGCGGTACAACTGTTGGTGGCGGGGGGGTCTGTGAAAGAAGTTGCCTTTGCTGTGGGCTATCGCCAATCCAGCGCATTCGTTAAAGCCTTTCGAAGATTGTTTGGATTGACGCCCAAGGTTTGGACGGCGGGCCTGCGCAGCACGTCGGGGCCGTACGGTCTTCGATGA
- a CDS encoding class I SAM-dependent methyltransferase, whose protein sequence is MNYFHRKLCSSARWKEVTQRYALPWTLEQIDLGCEVLEIGPGYGVSTEVLLQQVSHLTCVESDRDLADDLQRKLNGNVNVRCEDATSMSLPSASFDGAVCFSMLHHVGSIEMQNKLFAEVARVLRPGGVFVGTDTLKSHFMRLIHLFDTLVVVNPETLPQRLKAVGFEGVQVDVNPYAFRFRAWKPRLVYCG, encoded by the coding sequence ATGAATTATTTTCACCGCAAGCTTTGTTCTTCGGCAAGATGGAAAGAGGTGACGCAGCGCTATGCTCTGCCCTGGACCCTCGAACAGATTGACCTAGGGTGTGAGGTGCTTGAGATCGGCCCCGGATACGGCGTTTCTACGGAGGTGCTGTTGCAGCAGGTCTCACACCTCACATGCGTGGAATCAGACCGCGATCTCGCGGATGATCTCCAGCGGAAGCTCAACGGGAATGTCAACGTTCGATGTGAAGATGCGACCTCAATGTCCTTGCCGAGCGCATCATTCGATGGCGCGGTCTGCTTTTCAATGCTCCATCACGTCGGATCAATTGAGATGCAGAACAAGCTGTTTGCGGAAGTAGCCCGCGTTCTGCGGCCCGGAGGGGTCTTTGTGGGAACGGATACCCTAAAAAGCCATTTCATGAGATTGATTCATTTATTCGATACATTAGTCGTGGTCAATCCGGAAACGCTTCCCCAGCGCCTGAAGGCCGTGGGTTTCGAAGGTGTGCAGGTCGACGTGAACCCTTATGCCTTCCGATTTCGCGCTTGGAAGCCGCGACTAGTTTATTGTGGCTGA
- a CDS encoding recombinase family protein, whose protein sequence is MKRAVLYMRVSTVDQNPETQLHDLHQMAAQRGYEIVHEYVDRISGTKAKRPGLDQMMTDARRGRFDVVMVWACDRIARSTRHFLEVLDELSRIEVEFLSFRENIDTGGPLGRAIVVIIAAIAELERGLIVERVRAGMRRARLEGLRIGRAPLTLDREAIRRDRCHGRSIRAIAKEHGISTATVQRVLKDPPAPPT, encoded by the coding sequence GTGAAACGCGCCGTCCTTTATATGAGGGTCTCGACCGTCGATCAAAATCCCGAGACCCAATTACACGACCTACACCAGATGGCCGCACAGCGCGGTTATGAGATCGTGCATGAGTATGTCGACCGGATCAGCGGCACCAAGGCAAAACGGCCAGGCCTCGATCAGATGATGACCGATGCCCGCCGCGGCCGGTTCGACGTCGTCATGGTCTGGGCATGCGATCGCATCGCCCGCTCCACCCGGCACTTCCTTGAAGTGCTCGACGAGTTAAGCAGAATCGAAGTCGAGTTCTTGAGCTTCCGGGAAAACATCGATACCGGCGGTCCGCTCGGAAGAGCCATCGTCGTGATCATCGCCGCGATCGCTGAACTCGAACGTGGACTGATCGTCGAACGGGTCCGCGCCGGCATGCGCCGGGCACGCTTGGAAGGTCTCCGCATCGGTCGAGCTCCGCTGACGCTGGACCGCGAAGCAATCCGTCGCGATCGCTGTCACGGCCGCAGCATCAGAGCCATCGCCAAAGAACATGGCATCTCAACGGCAACGGTGCAACGCGTTCTCAAAGACCCGCCGGCTCCTCCAACGTAA
- a CDS encoding plasmid partition protein ParG, giving the protein MRKIKKAEEPELKRMNLNVPIELHNAFKATTASQGLNMTDVLMEFIKDYVAKNSPKGRRK; this is encoded by the coding sequence GTGAGAAAGATCAAGAAAGCCGAAGAACCGGAGTTGAAACGCATGAATCTCAATGTTCCCATCGAGTTGCACAACGCTTTTAAGGCAACCACTGCTTCGCAGGGCCTCAACATGACCGACGTGCTGATGGAGTTTATTAAGGACTACGTCGCCAAGAACTCTCCAAAGGGACGGCGCAAGTGA
- a CDS encoding helix-turn-helix domain-containing protein translates to MKVAPISPAVFAEYRRYASARLFGRFIQGARLARGCSITELAPLACMESSDWEALEEGQWFPDTISHMQLILDALAMPWDAMAEMLLLCDPVWNTPGSVHYS, encoded by the coding sequence ATGAAGGTTGCACCCATTTCCCCTGCCGTTTTCGCCGAATATCGCCGCTACGCCTCGGCCCGCTTGTTCGGCCGCTTCATCCAGGGCGCCCGTCTGGCCCGGGGATGCTCGATCACGGAGTTAGCCCCGCTGGCCTGCATGGAGTCCTCTGACTGGGAGGCTCTTGAGGAGGGACAGTGGTTCCCTGACACCATCAGTCATATGCAGTTGATCCTTGATGCCCTGGCCATGCCGTGGGATGCAATGGCCGAGATGCTTCTGTTGTGCGACCCGGTCTGGAACACCCCCGGTAGCGTCCATTACTCATAA
- a CDS encoding recombinase family protein — MSLKVAEWIRVSDESQASPERFGIPAQRTVNRETCKQYDLEVVKTFEVSDVSGKDIMLAPETAELINLMQSGRIQGVVAREFSRLMRPDSFSDYTLLGVFQQTRTLLYLPEGPVNMSEKTGRLMASVQAAIAGFERSTIRERLHRGNEENRKSGGRFASTLPKGVGYSKEKGWFYTDQAQRVKEAYELVLSGESLNEIGRFLGMSPVGVRYMIHNPIYKGWRIYERECAEARPSKNGRQPKYRPLKQRSPENVIRAQVIKEPLVSPEVWSRACKILDVKSESSRRDRVGGIASYNGFLFCNECGRIMTPIRGSGKGYYVCLNRYQRRNCSQGYVRIAEMEGRVDSLLSWQMTDPAFLRRLVMRWEVNSRDTKNASVIDRLQLEQKALERKRVRTIDIYADGDITKQERTERLGVIAQQLGRLEEEISRLRESAQPTESSQLVEMFKVFAGFDTRPKEDRRKLLSLYIPRIRIKDGEVVSLYRLLDNVESRYDKKCSRS, encoded by the coding sequence ATGAGCCTCAAGGTCGCGGAATGGATCAGAGTCAGCGATGAGAGCCAAGCTTCTCCGGAGCGCTTTGGCATCCCGGCCCAACGCACCGTAAACCGCGAAACGTGTAAGCAGTACGATCTCGAAGTAGTCAAAACGTTCGAAGTTTCTGACGTGTCCGGCAAAGACATCATGCTGGCTCCGGAGACTGCTGAGCTAATCAACCTGATGCAATCGGGAAGGATTCAAGGTGTCGTTGCTCGGGAGTTCTCTCGCTTGATGAGGCCGGATAGCTTCAGTGATTACACCTTGCTTGGTGTCTTTCAGCAGACGAGGACATTGCTCTATCTCCCCGAAGGCCCTGTGAATATGAGCGAAAAGACCGGACGCCTGATGGCTTCCGTTCAAGCTGCGATTGCAGGATTTGAACGGAGCACCATCCGTGAACGTTTGCACCGCGGGAATGAAGAAAACCGGAAGAGTGGCGGACGCTTTGCGTCCACACTTCCCAAAGGGGTCGGATATTCAAAAGAGAAAGGCTGGTTCTACACCGACCAGGCACAGCGCGTCAAAGAAGCATACGAGCTGGTTCTCAGTGGCGAGTCGCTAAATGAAATCGGACGATTCCTCGGCATGTCTCCTGTTGGAGTCCGCTACATGATCCACAACCCCATCTATAAGGGCTGGAGGATATACGAGCGGGAATGCGCAGAAGCGAGACCGAGCAAGAACGGAAGACAGCCAAAATATAGACCACTGAAGCAACGGTCACCTGAGAATGTTATCCGTGCCCAGGTCATAAAGGAGCCTCTTGTCTCTCCGGAGGTCTGGAGTAGGGCTTGCAAGATTCTTGATGTGAAAAGCGAGTCATCTAGGCGTGACAGAGTCGGAGGAATCGCATCCTACAATGGCTTCTTGTTCTGTAACGAATGTGGCCGAATCATGACCCCTATTCGTGGCTCGGGTAAGGGCTACTATGTTTGCCTCAACCGCTACCAGCGAAGGAATTGCTCTCAGGGCTACGTCCGCATAGCGGAAATGGAAGGGCGGGTTGATTCCCTGCTCTCTTGGCAGATGACTGATCCAGCTTTTCTACGTCGCCTGGTAATGCGATGGGAAGTGAATTCCAGGGATACAAAGAATGCGTCTGTAATTGATCGCTTGCAATTGGAACAGAAAGCCTTGGAACGGAAGCGTGTCCGAACGATCGACATATACGCTGATGGGGACATCACGAAACAGGAGCGGACGGAGAGACTTGGAGTCATCGCTCAGCAACTCGGACGATTGGAGGAAGAGATCTCTCGGCTCAGGGAATCGGCACAGCCCACGGAATCGAGTCAATTGGTGGAGATGTTCAAGGTGTTCGCCGGCTTCGATACCAGACCGAAGGAAGATAGACGCAAACTGCTAAGCCTGTACATTCCACGCATACGTATCAAAGATGGTGAGGTCGTGAGCCTGTATCGCTTGCTGGACAATGTTGAAAGTCGTTACGATAAGAAATGCTCACGGAGCTGA
- a CDS encoding carboxymuconolactone decarboxylase family protein — MLTELIIVRTSQVNETPYCLASHTILAKGLGWSDDQLSHLAEWPKRDDFTTAEKAALRLAETVTRDAHAVTDEQFAELRSFYSEGEIVELLCAIGLFNYFNRFNNALRMEPTKPGEGGRAAPEKQTAGTNR; from the coding sequence ATGCTCACGGAGCTGATCATTGTCCGCACCAGCCAGGTGAATGAGACTCCCTACTGCCTGGCGAGCCACACGATTCTGGCGAAGGGGTTGGGATGGTCGGATGACCAGCTTTCGCACCTGGCCGAGTGGCCCAAGCGCGATGATTTCACAACCGCGGAGAAGGCTGCGCTACGCCTTGCTGAAACCGTGACGCGTGATGCTCACGCAGTGACCGATGAGCAGTTTGCGGAACTGCGGAGTTTTTATTCGGAGGGCGAGATTGTGGAATTGCTGTGCGCCATCGGGCTTTTCAATTACTTCAACCGTTTTAATAATGCTCTCCGCATGGAGCCGACCAAACCGGGTGAGGGCGGTCGCGCAGCGCCAGAAAAGCAAACTGCCGGGACGAACCGGTGA
- a CDS encoding HAD family phosphatase, producing the protein MRLKLPTGEFHAYLFDCDGTIADSMPLHYKAWKKALAEYGGSYDEDLFYAWGGKPVRKIIADLNDMQGLNMPVDALAARKESFYHAQLPELKGIPEVLEHIEAMHGHIPFAVVSGSRRASVVGSLTALHLLDKFDVLVCAEDYAHGKPAPDGFLLAASKLGVAPEHCLVFEDTDLGIQAATAAGMQSVLVAQPVRENLGTGAIAEA; encoded by the coding sequence ATGAGATTGAAATTGCCCACGGGCGAATTCCACGCGTACCTATTTGACTGCGACGGGACCATAGCAGACTCGATGCCGCTGCACTACAAGGCATGGAAGAAGGCGTTGGCTGAATACGGAGGCTCCTATGACGAGGATTTGTTTTATGCGTGGGGCGGCAAGCCGGTGCGGAAGATCATTGCCGATCTAAACGATATGCAGGGCCTGAACATGCCGGTAGATGCACTTGCAGCGCGAAAGGAAAGTTTTTACCATGCCCAGTTACCTGAGTTGAAGGGAATTCCTGAGGTCCTTGAGCATATCGAAGCGATGCACGGGCACATTCCATTTGCGGTGGTATCGGGCAGCAGGCGAGCTTCGGTGGTTGGATCGCTAACTGCGCTTCATCTGTTGGATAAATTCGATGTGCTGGTCTGCGCCGAAGACTACGCGCATGGCAAGCCCGCCCCGGATGGTTTTCTGCTGGCGGCATCGAAGCTAGGCGTGGCACCGGAACATTGCCTTGTCTTCGAAGATACGGACCTCGGAATTCAGGCCGCGACAGCCGCCGGTATGCAATCCGTGCTGGTGGCGCAACCTGTACGCGAGAATCTGGGAACCGGAGCGATAGCGGAAGCGTAG
- a CDS encoding glycosyltransferase family 39 protein: protein MAELSVPAAQRDAAESDSGAHDRNSLLPVLFIAAAAGLLHIFTNGRYGFHRDELQFLSDARHLDWGYVSYPPLTPFIERIGLVLFGLSMVGLRLFSVIAQMLVIVVCALMARDLGGRRLAQITTALVVALSPLPIFEATEFQYTSFAFLWWVLASWFTIRLLKTENPRWWLAIGAALGLGLLTKYAIVFYIAGILAGMAFTPARRYFASKWFWAGVALALIIFLPNLIWLIRHDFISYKFLQHIHVRDVGEGRADGFLLNQFLVCANVFSVPVWLMGLYAFLRDRRYRMMAWMYFVPLLVFWIDKGRFYYVAEAYPVLLAMGAVACEAWIRRIPRWTQVTVEAVFFAAALFAGGYFFAGWVPLASSGPLRDFAFRHSEDLREEIGWDELVKNVAAVRDSLPVDQQHNVGILVGNYGEQGAIELFGPAYHLPPPISMTNSAWLRGYPAPTPSTLIIVGSSREWIESNFTGCRFAGLTGNSLGVKNEESEYHTDIFVCGPPRQPWPVFWKNHERFG, encoded by the coding sequence GTGGCTGAGCTAAGTGTGCCCGCAGCACAACGTGATGCTGCTGAAAGCGACTCTGGCGCCCACGATCGCAATTCCCTGCTTCCGGTGCTTTTCATCGCTGCGGCGGCTGGGCTGCTTCACATTTTCACCAATGGCCGTTACGGTTTCCATCGCGACGAGTTGCAGTTTCTCAGCGACGCGCGGCATCTCGACTGGGGCTATGTTTCGTACCCGCCTTTGACGCCTTTCATCGAACGCATCGGCCTCGTTCTCTTTGGCTTGTCGATGGTGGGCTTGCGGTTATTTTCAGTGATCGCACAGATGCTCGTGATTGTTGTGTGCGCTTTGATGGCTCGGGATCTGGGTGGACGACGACTCGCGCAGATCACCACCGCGCTTGTAGTGGCGCTTTCGCCTCTTCCCATATTCGAGGCTACCGAATTTCAGTACACTTCCTTCGCGTTTTTGTGGTGGGTGTTGGCCTCGTGGTTCACCATTCGCCTGCTAAAGACTGAAAACCCGCGTTGGTGGCTGGCGATCGGTGCGGCTCTCGGCCTTGGCCTGCTGACCAAGTACGCCATCGTGTTCTATATTGCCGGGATTCTGGCCGGCATGGCATTTACGCCGGCGCGTCGATACTTCGCGTCGAAGTGGTTCTGGGCGGGCGTTGCCCTTGCGTTGATCATCTTTCTACCCAACCTCATCTGGCTTATCCGGCACGATTTCATTTCCTACAAATTCCTGCAGCACATTCATGTGCGCGATGTCGGCGAGGGACGCGCGGATGGATTTTTACTGAACCAGTTTCTGGTATGTGCGAATGTTTTCAGCGTGCCCGTATGGCTGATGGGACTGTATGCATTTCTGCGCGACCGCCGCTATCGCATGATGGCATGGATGTATTTCGTCCCGCTGCTGGTGTTCTGGATCGACAAGGGCCGCTTCTACTATGTCGCAGAAGCCTATCCCGTGTTGCTGGCCATGGGCGCCGTTGCTTGCGAAGCGTGGATAAGACGGATTCCGCGATGGACACAGGTCACGGTTGAGGCTGTGTTCTTTGCTGCAGCACTTTTCGCGGGGGGATATTTCTTTGCGGGCTGGGTGCCGCTCGCCTCGAGCGGTCCACTGCGTGATTTTGCGTTCAGACATAGCGAGGACCTGCGCGAAGAGATCGGATGGGATGAGTTGGTGAAGAACGTCGCTGCGGTGCGCGATTCCCTGCCCGTCGATCAGCAGCATAATGTCGGCATCCTCGTGGGCAATTACGGCGAGCAAGGCGCGATTGAGTTATTTGGTCCGGCCTACCATCTGCCCCCACCCATCAGCATGACCAACTCGGCATGGCTGCGCGGCTATCCTGCACCGACGCCTTCGACATTGATTATTGTCGGATCTTCGCGGGAGTGGATCGAAAGCAACTTTACCGGGTGCAGGTTCGCGGGCCTCA